The Candidatus Methylomirabilis limnetica genome contains a region encoding:
- a CDS encoding DNA-processing protein DprA, which translates to MAVLTLSLDDARYPPNLRERMGDDAPAQLAALGNLDLLALPKIGLFSSVRCPGHVILTTYDQAAKWRDAGRCVISGFHSPVEKECLRILLRGPQPIIICPARAIEAMRIPIELRTAFDAGRVLYLSPFAKQPRRVTKESALRRNETVAALADEAYVAHVAAGGQTALISKMLAQWGVLLV; encoded by the coding sequence ATGGCCGTCCTCACGCTCAGTCTCGATGACGCTCGCTACCCGCCGAATTTGCGCGAGCGCATGGGCGATGACGCGCCCGCGCAACTGGCCGCCCTCGGCAACCTCGACCTGCTCGCGTTGCCCAAGATCGGACTGTTCAGCTCCGTGCGTTGCCCTGGCCACGTCATCCTCACGACCTACGACCAGGCCGCCAAGTGGCGCGATGCAGGGCGCTGTGTGATCAGCGGCTTTCATTCGCCGGTCGAGAAGGAGTGTCTGCGTATTCTTCTGCGCGGTCCACAGCCCATCATCATCTGCCCGGCGCGCGCCATCGAGGCCATGCGCATCCCGATCGAATTGCGCACGGCTTTCGATGCAGGACGGGTACTGTACCTTTCTCCGTTCGCCAAGCAGCCGAGGCGCGTCACCAAGGAGTCTGCGCTCCGCCGCAACGAGACCGTCGCGGCCTTGGCGGACGAAGCGTACGTCGCGCACGTGGCCGCGGGTGGCCAGACGGCGCTCATCAGCAAAATGCTCGCACAATGGGGAGTACTACTCGTGTGA
- a CDS encoding DEAD/DEAH box helicase yields MSLHLRIADQVLKAEDTREATEAVVHKYDAFLNLLCADHYSFQRDAVRESLRLLVSDKYPGLERLARENWNAREAIRQRHESVDAYLAKMPLRDRKSVSLDLATGTGKSFVMYALAAIALAEGLAERVLVLCPSLTIEEGLLEKFIALAGNGELSGIMKELGAAVAIPGIKRGNETIQSGDICVENIHAVYENTGSSIRDSFRGQGARTLVLNDEAHHLFSPPDRRLKEWMKFLQHADFGFRQIVNVTGTPYVDDDYFPDVVFRYGLKQAIADKVVKKPNYKLEDTYSAQDWQKTYAIHQKNRKDYGKEVKPISIVVTQEIARCVEVWRELVDFLATKEGISREVAERKAIWVTSGVPSSGDAKPRVEAAYAPRDDKDSPEKRRKENLASLKQVDDAGSPVEWIVSVSMLTEGWDVKNVFQVVPHESRAFSSKLLIAQVLGRGLRVPPGLSKEPLLTINNHEAWSEEVGNLLKEVLEVENTLSWGYDPRRRKYVFPLHNLTYEPEQRGVEAKREQARPPDVTFLPQDRKTTEYSTFSETGTLAVEIQHHDLFEIEDAAKLMRLFLREKDEKIAAAWPKKRLKEFIVSRLSGAGQDATFLSRQNYLLLQHSFSPMFRELDKEHPRMSQTAKDVVLVDLTVVPRQSFSESMLKEHGSIWTVREESPPYGGQELHLWEQYQQFRKLYADYPDGVSDQAKAISSKIHNVDVGKFKLPWNVHYVTHEPERKFSDLLFENAGLFDAFAKMPNMGGYAFPYSYKPAKAAKTHVANENFNPDFFIKLSARHDIVVVEIKAEGDDSNRNRAKCRDGLKHFETLSERLKESGEPWRYHFYFLSPEDYTNFFEHVRNQSYAGWRSGLMQELDA; encoded by the coding sequence ATGAGCCTCCATCTGCGTATCGCTGACCAGGTGCTGAAGGCAGAGGACACACGCGAAGCCACCGAGGCGGTGGTCCACAAGTACGACGCATTCCTGAACCTGCTCTGCGCGGATCACTATTCCTTCCAGCGCGACGCCGTGCGGGAGTCGCTTCGGTTGCTCGTGTCCGATAAGTATCCGGGCCTCGAGCGGCTCGCGCGAGAAAACTGGAACGCCCGCGAGGCCATCCGCCAGCGGCACGAGAGCGTGGACGCCTACCTCGCCAAGATGCCGCTGCGAGACAGGAAATCGGTCTCGCTGGATCTGGCCACGGGCACGGGCAAGAGCTTCGTGATGTATGCGTTGGCGGCGATTGCGCTCGCCGAAGGTCTAGCGGAGCGGGTGCTCGTGCTCTGCCCGTCGTTGACGATCGAGGAGGGATTGCTGGAGAAGTTCATCGCGCTGGCCGGCAACGGCGAGTTATCCGGGATTATGAAGGAGCTGGGCGCTGCGGTGGCGATCCCCGGCATCAAGCGTGGCAACGAGACGATTCAGTCCGGTGACATCTGTGTGGAGAACATCCACGCGGTTTACGAGAACACCGGCTCGTCCATCCGGGACAGCTTCCGGGGGCAGGGTGCGCGGACGCTTGTGCTGAACGACGAGGCGCATCACTTGTTCAGTCCGCCAGACCGCAGGTTGAAGGAGTGGATGAAGTTTCTCCAGCACGCTGATTTCGGCTTTCGACAGATCGTAAACGTCACGGGCACGCCTTACGTGGACGACGATTACTTTCCGGACGTGGTGTTTCGTTACGGGCTGAAGCAGGCCATTGCCGACAAGGTCGTGAAGAAGCCGAACTACAAGCTGGAGGACACCTACTCGGCGCAGGATTGGCAGAAGACCTACGCGATCCACCAGAAAAACAGGAAGGACTACGGCAAGGAAGTGAAGCCCATCTCCATCGTCGTTACTCAGGAGATCGCGCGGTGCGTGGAGGTGTGGCGCGAACTGGTGGACTTCCTCGCTACCAAGGAGGGGATCAGCCGCGAGGTGGCGGAGAGGAAGGCGATTTGGGTGACCTCGGGTGTGCCGTCCAGTGGCGACGCCAAGCCCCGAGTCGAAGCAGCCTATGCCCCACGAGACGACAAGGATTCACCGGAGAAGCGCCGGAAGGAGAACTTGGCTTCGCTGAAACAGGTGGATGATGCCGGCAGTCCGGTGGAGTGGATCGTCTCGGTAAGCATGCTCACGGAAGGCTGGGATGTGAAAAATGTCTTCCAGGTGGTGCCACACGAATCGCGTGCGTTTTCGTCCAAGCTGCTCATCGCGCAGGTGCTGGGCCGCGGGTTGCGGGTGCCGCCGGGGTTATCCAAGGAGCCCCTGCTGACGATCAATAACCACGAGGCGTGGTCGGAGGAAGTCGGCAACTTGCTCAAGGAAGTGCTGGAAGTGGAGAACACGCTCTCGTGGGGATACGACCCGCGTCGGCGCAAGTATGTCTTCCCGCTACACAACCTGACTTACGAGCCGGAGCAGAGAGGCGTGGAAGCGAAGCGTGAGCAGGCGCGGCCGCCGGACGTGACCTTCCTTCCCCAGGATCGGAAAACAACGGAGTATTCGACGTTCTCGGAGACCGGAACGCTGGCAGTAGAGATACAACATCACGATCTCTTTGAGATTGAGGATGCGGCGAAGCTCATGCGCCTGTTCCTCCGGGAGAAGGACGAGAAGATTGCGGCTGCCTGGCCCAAGAAGCGGCTTAAAGAGTTCATCGTCAGTCGGCTGAGCGGCGCTGGGCAGGACGCGACCTTCCTTAGCAGGCAGAACTACCTTTTGCTACAGCACAGTTTCTCGCCGATGTTCCGAGAACTCGACAAGGAGCATCCGCGCATGAGCCAGACAGCGAAAGACGTAGTGCTCGTGGACCTGACTGTGGTGCCTCGGCAATCCTTCTCCGAAAGCATGCTCAAGGAGCACGGTTCGATATGGACTGTGAGGGAAGAGTCTCCTCCGTATGGCGGTCAGGAACTGCATCTATGGGAGCAGTATCAGCAGTTCCGTAAACTGTACGCGGACTATCCTGACGGAGTGTCCGACCAGGCAAAGGCCATTAGCTCCAAAATCCATAATGTTGACGTGGGTAAGTTCAAGTTGCCGTGGAATGTTCACTACGTCACCCACGAGCCGGAGAGGAAGTTCTCCGATTTGCTATTCGAGAACGCCGGCTTGTTTGACGCGTTCGCGAAGATGCCGAACATGGGCGGGTACGCGTTCCCGTATTCCTACAAACCTGCCAAAGCCGCCAAGACCCACGTGGCGAACGAGAACTTTAACCCGGACTTCTTCATCAAGCTGAGCGCTCGGCACGACATTGTGGTCGTCGAGATTAAGGCGGAAGGAGATGACTCCAATCGAAATCGAGCCAAGTGCCGAGACGGACTGAAGCACTTCGAGACGCTGAGCGAGCGGTTGAAGGAATCGGGCGAACCGTGGCGCTACCACTTCTATTTCCTTTCACCGGAGGACTACACCAACTTCTTCGAGCACGTCCGCAACCAGAGCTACGCCGGCTGGCGGTCTGGGTTAATGCAAGAGTTGGACGCATGA
- a CDS encoding PDDEXK nuclease domain-containing protein → MPTKKKTAVTKRAPVPRALGSLVAEVRSLIQSARRVAASTVNTLQVRTNYEIGRRIVEHEQKGEKRAGYGQELLKALSERLTAECGQGFSVSNLQLMRKFFIEYKYRIQQQAAVKLIATIIQQPDAVEFSPVEIAKPTQKPPFTLSWTHYVLLLTVKDPDERSFYEIEAASEGWSIPELKRQVAACLYERLALSRGKTAVRKLAHEGQIVTRPEDMLKEPYVLEFLGLDEKTKYSENDLETAIINRLEHFLLELGKGFLFEARQKRFTFDEDHFYVDLVFYNRLLRCYVLIDLKLDKLTHQDLGQMQMYVNHYDRKVKLPEENPTIGILLCKRKKDAIVEVTLPPDANIQAREYKLYLPSKEELKRKLLEWGEEQV, encoded by the coding sequence ATGCCCACGAAAAAGAAAACCGCCGTCACGAAGCGCGCCCCCGTTCCCCGCGCCCTCGGCTCGCTCGTCGCAGAGGTTCGCAGCCTCATCCAGTCCGCCCGCCGCGTGGCCGCTTCTACGGTCAACACTCTTCAGGTGCGGACCAACTATGAGATCGGCCGCCGCATCGTGGAGCACGAGCAGAAGGGGGAGAAGCGGGCCGGGTATGGGCAGGAACTGCTCAAGGCGCTTTCCGAACGCCTGACCGCGGAGTGCGGCCAGGGATTCTCAGTGAGCAACCTTCAGCTCATGCGGAAATTCTTCATCGAGTACAAATATCGAATTCAACAGCAGGCTGCTGTTAAATTGATCGCCACAATAATTCAACAGCCGGATGCTGTTGAATTCAGTCCAGTTGAGATCGCGAAGCCTACGCAAAAACCTCCTTTCACGCTCAGTTGGACGCACTATGTCCTGCTCCTCACCGTCAAAGACCCGGACGAACGCAGTTTCTACGAGATTGAGGCAGCGTCGGAAGGCTGGTCCATCCCCGAACTGAAGCGCCAGGTGGCCGCCTGCCTTTATGAGCGTCTGGCATTGAGCCGCGGCAAGACAGCCGTGCGCAAACTTGCGCATGAAGGGCAGATCGTCACGCGACCGGAGGACATGCTGAAGGAACCCTACGTCCTGGAATTTCTCGGGTTGGACGAGAAGACGAAATACTCCGAGAACGACCTGGAAACCGCCATCATCAACCGGCTCGAACATTTTCTGCTGGAGCTGGGCAAGGGCTTTCTTTTCGAGGCGCGGCAGAAGCGTTTCACTTTCGATGAAGACCACTTTTATGTGGACCTCGTTTTCTACAACCGCCTGCTGCGCTGCTACGTCCTGATCGACCTCAAGCTCGACAAACTCACGCATCAGGACCTGGGCCAGATGCAGATGTATGTGAACCACTACGACCGGAAGGTGAAGCTGCCAGAGGAGAACCCCACTATCGGCATTCTGCTGTGCAAGCGAAAAAAGGATGCCATTGTCGAGGTCACGTTGCCGCCGGATGCCAATATCCAAGCCAGGGAATACAAGCTCTACCTGCCCTCCAAGGAGGAGCTGAAGCGCAAGCTGCTGGAGTGGGGAGAGGAGCAAGTCTGA
- a CDS encoding type II toxin-antitoxin system RelE/ParE family toxin has protein sequence MAEVIWTEPALKDLHDLIEYIARDSAVYAERFGIRVVRAPRRLEHAPLSGRMVPEFNDETIRELIYGSYRIIYKVKEQVCFIVAIIHGSRVILEHLTPGEWEVE, from the coding sequence ATGGCTGAAGTCATCTGGACCGAACCGGCACTAAAGGACCTTCACGACCTTATCGAGTATATCGCCCGTGACTCGGCAGTATACGCCGAGCGGTTCGGCATCCGTGTTGTCCGCGCGCCTCGAAGGCTTGAGCACGCTCCTCTGAGCGGCCGGATGGTTCCGGAATTTAACGATGAGACAATCCGAGAACTCATTTACGGTTCCTATCGCATCATCTACAAAGTAAAAGAACAAGTCTGCTTCATTGTCGCCATCATCCACGGCAGCAGGGTCATTCTTGAACACCTGACACCCGGCGAGTGGGAAGTTGAATAA